From Pseudothermotoga thermarum DSM 5069, a single genomic window includes:
- a CDS encoding D-isomer specific 2-hydroxyacid dehydrogenase family protein, with translation MVKIAIVNSSSFGKYFPEHIEKLKKYGEVERFEFPENIDGKTLAEKLKGFSIIIASVKPYFNKEFFEHKDKTILIARHGIGYDNIDIKSATEKKVIVTKVTGTVEREAVAETAIALLMTVIRRIIEASTAVKQGRWRDRAKFMGWEIKGKTVGIIGFGNIGSRVGEILKNGFNVRLLAFDPNLSSEEIRKRGAEPCSLEELLRSSDIISLNASLTKENYHMLSYREFEMMKQNVIIINTARGELIDEKALMEYLNKGRVAGVGMDVVEGEPIDETHPLLKYENVVITPHIAAYTYECLKGMGDKVVEDVEKVMNKQIPNEVVNKEVIDLLLREGTWKI, from the coding sequence ATGGTTAAGATAGCCATAGTAAATTCAAGCAGTTTTGGGAAATATTTTCCCGAACATATAGAGAAGCTCAAAAAGTACGGTGAAGTTGAAAGATTTGAATTTCCGGAAAACATAGATGGAAAAACTTTGGCTGAAAAGCTCAAAGGTTTTTCGATAATAATAGCCAGTGTTAAACCGTATTTCAACAAAGAGTTTTTTGAACATAAAGACAAAACAATATTGATCGCACGCCATGGGATTGGATACGACAACATAGATATAAAGAGTGCAACGGAAAAGAAAGTGATAGTTACAAAAGTTACAGGAACGGTGGAAAGAGAAGCGGTTGCAGAAACAGCTATTGCACTTTTAATGACGGTTATAAGAAGAATTATAGAGGCTTCAACTGCTGTGAAACAAGGCAGATGGAGAGATCGAGCAAAGTTCATGGGATGGGAAATAAAAGGGAAAACCGTTGGAATAATTGGATTTGGAAACATAGGAAGTCGCGTCGGTGAAATATTGAAAAACGGTTTTAACGTTAGACTACTTGCATTTGATCCAAACTTATCTTCAGAGGAAATAAGAAAAAGAGGAGCCGAACCTTGCTCTTTGGAAGAGCTTCTTAGGTCTTCCGACATAATTTCTTTGAACGCTTCTTTGACGAAGGAAAATTACCACATGCTTTCATACCGAGAATTTGAGATGATGAAACAAAATGTGATAATCATCAATACGGCAAGAGGAGAACTCATCGACGAAAAAGCTTTGATGGAATACCTAAACAAAGGAAGAGTCGCAGGAGTAGGAATGGATGTTGTAGAGGGTGAACCTATAGATGAAACTCATCCACTTTTGAAGTATGAAAATGTCGTTATAACACCTCACATTGCAGCTTACACTTACGAATGTTTGAAAGGAATGGGAGATAAAGTCGTCGAAGACGTTGAGAAAGTTATGAACAAGCAAATTCCAAATGAAGTTGTCAACAAAGAAGTTATCGATTTGTTGTTGAGGGAAGGAACATGGAAGATCTAG
- a CDS encoding cupin domain-containing protein produces the protein MKIQHYKDVQPQLVMGGNIEKRVLIGSADKAPNFTMRLFTLKPGASTPYHTHEWEHEIFVVEGKIKVRSKDGEQMIEAGGFVFVEPNEEHQFVNVNEGPSSFICVVPNYGEK, from the coding sequence GTGAAAATTCAACATTACAAAGATGTTCAACCACAGCTTGTGATGGGTGGCAACATCGAGAAAAGAGTTTTGATTGGCTCAGCCGATAAAGCACCGAATTTCACGATGAGACTTTTCACTCTGAAACCAGGCGCAAGTACGCCTTATCATACTCATGAGTGGGAACACGAAATTTTTGTTGTCGAAGGTAAAATAAAAGTTAGATCAAAAGATGGCGAACAAATGATTGAAGCCGGTGGGTTTGTTTTTGTTGAACCAAATGAAGAACATCAGTTTGTCAACGTAAACGAAGGACCTTCTTCATTCATCTGTGTGGTACCCAATTATGGTGAGAAATAG
- a CDS encoding TetR/AcrR family transcriptional regulator: MPKSTFFNLPKEKRNRITNTLIKYFATKPYEQVDIEDVAKECKVAKGSMYQYFENKKDMYLHAVNEAMKASLKLVENIDFEQLSLFEFLEKSFESTWNFFVNNPYESLLLEKAAFHDDSPCKDEIQSLLKERTKALLNDIVTKNQKSGFIRNDIPAEIIVVFLEGATWSLKRYFMDLAKRMGNKIVELSKDYVSEVRKQWMELVKNGISKI; this comes from the coding sequence ATGCCAAAAAGCACCTTTTTCAATCTTCCAAAGGAAAAACGAAATAGGATTACAAATACGTTGATCAAGTATTTTGCAACCAAACCCTACGAACAAGTTGATATAGAAGATGTCGCAAAGGAATGCAAAGTTGCAAAAGGCAGTATGTACCAGTATTTCGAGAACAAGAAGGATATGTACCTTCATGCCGTGAATGAAGCGATGAAGGCAAGTTTGAAGTTGGTTGAAAACATAGATTTCGAACAGTTGAGCCTATTCGAGTTTTTGGAAAAATCCTTTGAGTCAACTTGGAATTTCTTTGTAAACAATCCCTATGAATCTTTATTGCTTGAAAAAGCGGCGTTCCATGATGATTCACCCTGCAAAGATGAGATTCAAAGTTTGCTCAAAGAAAGGACAAAAGCTTTGCTCAACGATATAGTTACTAAGAATCAAAAGAGTGGATTCATAAGAAACGATATTCCCGCAGAAATCATCGTTGTTTTTCTTGAAGGAGCAACTTGGAGTTTGAAGAGATATTTCATGGATTTGGCTAAACGAATGGGAAATAAGATTGTCGAGCTTTCGAAGGATTACGTATCTGAAGTTCGAAAACAGTGGATGGAACTGGTAAAAAATGGCATCTCCAAAATATGA
- a CDS encoding ABC transporter ATP-binding protein, producing MVIEVKGLTKYYGKTKAIENVSFSVKEGEIVGFVGPNGAGKTTTIRIILGLLKPTSGKVYVFGKDVQKDYANINSQVGYIPGEVNYYPGVKVKEFLKYALRFHKDVDRDYFDFLCDMLKIEMDKKVEDLSLGNKKKLAIVQAFVHRPKLYIFDEPTNGLDPLQKQLYDLIRKERAERGATFFFSSHNLSEVQKLCDRVIFIRKGQLIKEPSEYFNMKKVRMLSNSNCSDLKNLANVFNFKEQSGMKEFYYNGKINNLLEKLKEYDIEDLIIEDVSLEEIFEELYKN from the coding sequence ATGGTGATCGAGGTCAAAGGGCTTACGAAGTATTATGGGAAAACGAAAGCAATTGAAAACGTCAGTTTTTCTGTCAAAGAAGGTGAAATCGTAGGATTTGTTGGTCCAAACGGTGCGGGAAAGACGACAACGATCAGAATCATCCTTGGGCTTTTGAAGCCTACAAGTGGAAAAGTATACGTCTTTGGAAAGGATGTACAAAAAGACTACGCAAACATAAACTCTCAAGTAGGTTACATTCCTGGTGAGGTGAACTATTATCCGGGTGTGAAAGTGAAGGAGTTTTTGAAATACGCTCTTAGATTTCACAAAGATGTGGACAGAGATTATTTTGACTTTCTCTGTGACATGTTGAAGATCGAGATGGACAAAAAGGTAGAAGACCTTTCGCTCGGAAACAAAAAGAAGTTGGCAATAGTTCAAGCTTTTGTTCATCGTCCAAAGTTGTACATTTTTGACGAGCCCACGAATGGGTTGGATCCATTGCAAAAGCAACTGTATGATCTAATTCGAAAAGAAAGAGCCGAGCGTGGTGCGACTTTTTTCTTTTCATCTCACAACCTTTCCGAAGTTCAAAAACTGTGTGATAGGGTAATTTTCATAAGGAAAGGTCAGCTGATAAAGGAACCAAGTGAATACTTTAATATGAAAAAAGTCAGAATGTTATCCAATTCGAACTGTTCTGATCTTAAAAACTTAGCCAACGTGTTTAATTTTAAGGAACAAAGCGGAATGAAGGAGTTCTATTACAACGGAAAGATCAACAATCTTTTGGAAAAGCTGAAAGAGTATGACATCGAAGATTTGATCATTGAGGATGTATCGCTTGAAGAAATTTTTGAAGAATTGTACAAAAACTGA
- a CDS encoding ABC transporter permease subunit, whose translation MNVLKWELKMNFKSFLFWTVFLVGMQFVYFSAFPSFAGEEGLFATKLQLLPAVFRKLFGLDKIDFSDILHFFALQGQIFVFLVASFFGGRLASSIVCKEEHDKTAEFILTRSLTRRRYILEKFLAVTIYLFLFDLILTAANYIYFQTYKVKPFDVKLMLQLVAAYWGVHMFVAAVGFLISVVSRKRTSADSQILFFIFGFYFLSVIPRITEKFKILANFTPFGFFDPAEIVKTRQFNITALILTIVFFLSSALISILYYERKDIY comes from the coding sequence ATGAACGTATTGAAATGGGAACTGAAGATGAATTTTAAATCTTTCCTTTTCTGGACAGTGTTTCTTGTTGGAATGCAATTTGTGTATTTTTCTGCTTTTCCATCTTTTGCAGGAGAGGAAGGGCTTTTTGCCACCAAACTCCAGCTTCTGCCAGCTGTGTTTAGAAAACTATTTGGACTTGACAAGATAGATTTTTCGGACATACTGCACTTTTTTGCCTTGCAGGGACAAATTTTTGTATTCTTGGTTGCGAGTTTTTTTGGAGGCCGATTGGCATCTTCGATAGTTTGCAAAGAAGAACATGACAAGACAGCAGAATTCATACTGACACGATCTTTAACAAGAAGAAGATATATCCTTGAAAAATTTCTTGCTGTGACAATATATTTGTTCTTGTTCGATCTTATCTTAACTGCGGCGAACTACATATACTTCCAAACCTACAAAGTCAAGCCATTTGATGTCAAACTCATGTTGCAACTTGTCGCCGCGTACTGGGGTGTACATATGTTTGTGGCAGCAGTTGGCTTTTTAATTTCTGTTGTAAGCAGAAAAAGAACGAGTGCTGACAGTCAGATATTATTCTTCATCTTTGGTTTTTACTTTCTTAGTGTGATACCAAGAATAACCGAAAAATTCAAGATTCTTGCCAATTTCACGCCTTTTGGTTTTTTCGATCCAGCTGAAATCGTAAAAACCCGGCAATTCAACATCACTGCGTTGATCTTGACGATCGTGTTTTTCCTTAGCTCAGCTTTGATTAGTATACTTTATTATGAAAGAAAAGATATCTACTAA
- a CDS encoding FadR/GntR family transcriptional regulator gives MKSKQVIEELKKMILTENMKIGDKLPNERTLAEKFGVSRIIIREAISYLKACGIIKSKHGSGNYIVKVPSLNENLGNGSLDYDIDELVDARQMLEMMIAQRFFSNFSYDMVQDMVSAVHGMETNFKKGDLVQVIEHDVRFHKIYSQGCSNLIISSFLNQLVDYMKTKVWLHLKKDYLWDKSYQERSLAIHKRIVESISKQNLEALLEALKEHYDNIRKYLEL, from the coding sequence TTGAAAAGTAAGCAAGTTATCGAAGAACTCAAAAAAATGATATTGACTGAGAATATGAAAATTGGTGATAAGTTGCCAAATGAACGAACATTGGCAGAAAAATTTGGAGTTTCGAGAATAATAATACGTGAGGCGATAAGTTATTTAAAAGCCTGCGGTATAATCAAAAGCAAACATGGTAGCGGCAATTACATAGTGAAGGTTCCCAGCTTAAACGAGAACCTTGGAAACGGTTCTTTGGATTATGATATCGACGAACTTGTGGATGCCAGGCAAATGCTTGAAATGATGATTGCGCAAAGATTTTTCTCAAATTTTTCCTACGATATGGTGCAGGACATGGTGAGTGCAGTTCATGGCATGGAAACAAATTTCAAAAAAGGCGATTTAGTTCAGGTTATTGAGCATGACGTGAGGTTCCACAAAATTTATTCGCAAGGTTGCAGCAATTTGATAATATCTTCCTTTTTAAATCAACTCGTCGATTACATGAAAACAAAGGTTTGGCTTCATCTCAAAAAAGATTATCTTTGGGATAAATCCTACCAAGAAAGGTCACTTGCCATTCACAAAAGAATAGTCGAATCTATATCCAAACAAAACCTAGAAGCTTTACTAGAAGCTTTAAAGGAACATTATGACAATATCAGGAAATATCTCGAACTTTAG
- a CDS encoding alpha-glucosidase, with amino-acid sequence MIQIVEAFEASSNVKIKDFHGHCNISTKIWNKVKLAKDAIKKIKDSPLTISIEGSREANTLILKFKTNKKEAIFGGGEQYTHLNLEGRKFFVFVQEQGVGRGYNLISFLAWLKGVRGNWYSTYFPQPVFFSTAGYGLIVNTFALTKVDFTVPGEWTIEIYDRKAQVIFLEGTLSQMVEMFHKMYGSKPSIYDWIFGVWIASQGSVEAVQRVIQVCERHKIPLTALWCQDWCGKNPTKFGRQVYWNWSYDEKDYHNLPEYIEKWKEKGIHFLGYINPFLIKNGPLYKEAANRGYLVKTKNGDPYDIYVTTFPAGMIDLTNSQAYAWYKDLIKKNMLSIGMSGWMADFGEYLPVDAKLEKGSGMEYHNEYPVIWARLNKEAVEESGKDAVFFMRAGYLQSTLYTPIHWAGDQNVDWSKSDGLPSVIPAMISMSLCGSKLVHFDTGGYTSLFWLKRSPELFMRWAEIGAFSPIMRTHQTNRPYKNFQFDDPRVLNHFSRMARIHFALKDYLKTELEEAVKTNKPLVRHLALDNPDDNVCLKLKYQYLLGRYLLVAPVIKRGAKSWKVYLPKGEWIHLWSRRKFEQGWIEIESPLGYPPVFVKASYEKAEELLAKVRDIS; translated from the coding sequence ATGATTCAAATTGTTGAAGCTTTCGAAGCAAGTTCTAACGTGAAAATCAAGGATTTTCATGGACACTGCAATATTTCAACAAAAATTTGGAATAAAGTCAAGCTTGCAAAAGATGCCATAAAAAAGATCAAAGACAGTCCATTGACGATATCGATTGAAGGGTCAAGAGAAGCAAATACGTTGATTTTAAAGTTTAAAACCAATAAAAAAGAAGCAATCTTTGGTGGCGGAGAGCAGTACACACATCTGAACCTTGAAGGTAGAAAATTTTTCGTATTTGTTCAAGAACAAGGAGTTGGAAGAGGATATAACCTAATTTCGTTTCTTGCTTGGTTAAAAGGTGTTAGGGGAAATTGGTACTCAACTTACTTTCCTCAACCAGTCTTTTTCTCAACCGCCGGTTATGGGTTGATAGTTAACACATTCGCTTTGACAAAAGTAGATTTCACAGTACCGGGAGAATGGACGATAGAGATTTACGATAGAAAAGCCCAAGTAATTTTTCTTGAAGGAACGTTAAGTCAAATGGTCGAGATGTTCCATAAAATGTATGGTTCTAAACCTTCAATCTACGACTGGATTTTTGGCGTTTGGATAGCAAGCCAAGGAAGTGTAGAGGCTGTCCAAAGGGTTATACAAGTTTGTGAACGACACAAAATACCGCTCACAGCACTTTGGTGCCAAGATTGGTGTGGAAAAAATCCAACAAAATTCGGCAGGCAAGTTTATTGGAATTGGTCCTACGACGAAAAAGATTATCACAATTTACCAGAGTACATAGAAAAGTGGAAGGAAAAAGGGATACATTTCCTTGGTTACATCAACCCATTTTTGATAAAAAATGGGCCACTTTACAAAGAGGCAGCTAATCGTGGTTACTTAGTTAAAACAAAAAACGGAGATCCTTATGACATATACGTAACCACATTCCCAGCCGGGATGATTGATCTGACCAACTCTCAAGCTTACGCGTGGTATAAGGATTTGATCAAAAAGAACATGCTTTCAATAGGCATGAGTGGCTGGATGGCCGACTTTGGGGAATACCTGCCTGTGGACGCAAAATTGGAAAAAGGATCTGGGATGGAATATCACAACGAGTACCCAGTCATTTGGGCAAGGTTGAACAAAGAGGCTGTCGAAGAATCAGGAAAAGATGCTGTTTTCTTCATGAGAGCAGGTTATCTGCAATCAACTCTTTATACCCCAATTCACTGGGCTGGGGATCAAAATGTTGATTGGTCAAAGTCTGATGGATTGCCGTCGGTCATACCAGCTATGATCAGCATGAGCCTTTGTGGGTCCAAATTGGTTCATTTTGATACAGGTGGTTACACTTCACTCTTTTGGTTGAAAAGATCCCCAGAGCTTTTCATGCGCTGGGCAGAGATCGGTGCCTTTTCACCTATAATGAGAACTCATCAAACAAACAGACCCTATAAGAATTTTCAATTCGACGATCCTAGGGTTCTAAACCACTTCTCAAGAATGGCTAGAATTCACTTCGCGTTGAAGGATTATCTCAAAACCGAATTAGAAGAAGCGGTAAAAACAAATAAACCTCTCGTTAGACATTTAGCACTTGATAACCCTGATGACAACGTTTGTTTGAAACTGAAGTATCAATATTTGCTCGGTAGATACCTTCTTGTTGCTCCGGTTATTAAACGTGGTGCAAAAAGTTGGAAGGTATATCTACCCAAGGGAGAATGGATTCATTTGTGGAGCAGAAGAAAGTTCGAGCAAGGTTGGATAGAGATTGAATCACCGCTTGGTTATCCACCCGTTTTTGTAAAAGCCAGTTACGAGAAAGCTGAGGAACTTTTGGCTAAAGTTCGAGATATTTCCTGA
- a CDS encoding L-fucose/L-arabinose isomerase family protein has protein sequence MEKLRIAVIPLVRSTFDVNEGTRVFKEQINILQNIDTNTDWIFPTSTIEYVENLKSFYRTIQKEPVDGIILLSATFHLGDLALHISRDFPTVPIMCWAVPEPPYNGGRVRLNSLVGAHLDFSNLYRAGRNDLIFAYGYANDPDFSKKLLNWLMALRAIKTLKNCKIGLLGGRARSFVNVDVYEPELYKELGVLVEPILLEELFNFSVDKEELENEIQKYTNLYKLVASLDKEKLEKVARLKIMLEKLYKISKVHALAIRCWPEFANYYGISPCAAMSSNMAEGRIMACEGDVLGALTMVIFKAIGCEEFYLADISQIFETGHLLLWHCGVAAHNLWDQRSERHLDTYFAGGKGVTAGFVLKPGTVTLARLDYIRNHWILFVYETEAIQTDQELKGTYVKVAAKNPVKFVESLIEKGFAHHIVMAYGSYSSTLKTLAQLKGWGVYDSNC, from the coding sequence TTGGAAAAACTTCGAATAGCCGTTATTCCACTTGTAAGAAGTACGTTTGATGTGAACGAAGGAACCAGAGTCTTTAAGGAACAGATAAATATTTTGCAAAACATCGATACAAACACAGATTGGATTTTTCCAACTAGCACTATTGAATATGTTGAAAACTTAAAGTCGTTTTACAGAACTATTCAAAAAGAACCAGTGGATGGAATAATACTTTTGAGTGCAACTTTTCATCTGGGTGATTTAGCCTTACACATCTCACGAGATTTTCCGACTGTTCCTATCATGTGCTGGGCTGTACCTGAACCGCCTTACAACGGTGGTAGGGTTCGTCTCAATTCGTTGGTAGGAGCGCATCTTGATTTTTCTAACCTTTATCGCGCCGGTAGAAATGATTTGATTTTTGCCTATGGATACGCAAACGATCCAGATTTCAGCAAAAAACTTTTAAACTGGCTCATGGCACTTAGAGCGATAAAGACTTTGAAGAACTGCAAAATAGGCTTGTTAGGAGGACGTGCAAGAAGCTTTGTAAATGTCGATGTTTACGAGCCAGAACTGTACAAAGAACTTGGTGTCTTGGTTGAACCTATCTTGCTCGAAGAATTGTTCAACTTTAGCGTAGACAAAGAAGAGTTGGAAAATGAAATTCAGAAATACACAAACTTGTACAAGCTTGTTGCTTCACTTGACAAAGAAAAACTTGAAAAAGTTGCAAGGTTGAAAATAATGCTGGAAAAGCTTTACAAAATATCCAAAGTTCATGCATTGGCAATAAGGTGCTGGCCTGAATTTGCAAACTATTATGGAATATCTCCTTGCGCTGCGATGTCTTCAAACATGGCTGAAGGTAGGATAATGGCGTGCGAAGGAGACGTTCTTGGCGCTTTAACGATGGTAATTTTCAAAGCAATAGGTTGTGAGGAATTCTACTTAGCCGACATCAGTCAAATCTTTGAAACAGGCCACTTGTTACTTTGGCATTGCGGTGTGGCAGCACATAACCTTTGGGACCAAAGGTCAGAAAGACATTTGGATACTTACTTTGCAGGGGGTAAAGGTGTAACGGCTGGTTTCGTGTTAAAACCAGGAACTGTAACCCTGGCAAGGCTTGACTACATTAGAAACCATTGGATTTTGTTTGTTTACGAAACCGAAGCAATTCAAACAGATCAGGAACTCAAGGGAACTTATGTGAAAGTGGCGGCGAAAAACCCTGTAAAATTCGTCGAATCGTTGATCGAAAAAGGATTTGCACATCATATCGTGATGGCATACGGTTCTTACTCTTCAACTTTGAAAACGCTGGCACAGTTGAAAGGGTGGGGAGTGTATGATTCAAATTGTTGA
- a CDS encoding aldehyde dehydrogenase family protein produces MKMIIGGKFVDRPEKLKVHYPYTGEVVDEVPVATAEDVEMAVQSALEGFKTMKKLPAWKRAEILEETAKLILREKKRLTETLVSEVGKTVREAEVEVLRTADIFKLAAEEAKRIHGETLPFDSVKGSEFKRGYFLREPAGIVLAIVPFNVPLALCAHKVAPAIAAGNSIIIKPASQTPLNALILGEILLKAGLPPQAVSVITGPGSTVGMQLVKDPRIRIVSFTGSVEVGQRICKEAGFKKLSLELGSNSPVIVTDTANIERAIAAVVSGGYSIAGQVCISVQRVFVHKKVYKNFVDGLIEKVRNIRFGDPRLPETDMGPVIDEANAIRIISWFEEAKQKGATIAVGGKRNFTLVEPTVLLNVPEDTHIMKEELFGPAVAVNEYEDLDEAIRMANSTRYGLQAGIFTSKISEMMKAIEELQFGGVIINDSSRYRADFMPYGGYKDSGLGREGVRFAIEEMTEIKTIVIDTRE; encoded by the coding sequence ATGAAGATGATAATAGGAGGCAAATTCGTCGACAGACCAGAAAAATTAAAGGTTCATTATCCATACACAGGAGAAGTTGTCGACGAAGTACCTGTGGCTACTGCAGAAGATGTGGAAATGGCTGTTCAATCTGCATTAGAAGGGTTTAAAACGATGAAAAAACTTCCAGCATGGAAAAGAGCAGAAATTCTTGAAGAAACAGCTAAACTGATCTTAAGGGAGAAAAAACGTTTAACGGAAACTTTGGTAAGCGAAGTTGGAAAAACTGTAAGAGAAGCCGAAGTGGAAGTTTTACGCACCGCAGATATTTTCAAACTAGCGGCAGAAGAAGCTAAAAGGATACACGGTGAAACTTTGCCGTTTGATTCGGTCAAAGGTTCCGAGTTCAAAAGAGGTTATTTCCTAAGGGAACCAGCCGGTATAGTGCTTGCCATAGTACCATTCAATGTACCGCTAGCACTTTGTGCTCACAAAGTTGCTCCTGCTATTGCCGCTGGTAACTCTATCATAATAAAGCCTGCTTCTCAGACTCCTCTTAATGCTTTGATACTTGGAGAAATACTCCTTAAAGCTGGGCTTCCACCGCAAGCGGTGAGCGTTATCACAGGTCCTGGTTCAACGGTAGGTATGCAACTTGTCAAAGATCCCAGAATAAGGATTGTAAGCTTTACTGGAAGCGTTGAAGTTGGTCAAAGAATATGTAAAGAAGCAGGCTTTAAGAAACTTTCTCTTGAACTTGGTTCAAATTCACCTGTTATAGTAACCGATACTGCCAACATAGAAAGAGCAATAGCAGCCGTTGTGAGTGGCGGATATTCCATAGCAGGTCAAGTCTGCATATCTGTCCAAAGAGTTTTCGTTCACAAAAAGGTTTACAAAAATTTCGTGGATGGATTGATAGAAAAGGTTAGAAACATAAGGTTCGGTGACCCAAGGTTACCAGAAACAGATATGGGACCTGTGATAGACGAGGCAAACGCTATAAGAATTATAAGCTGGTTTGAAGAAGCGAAGCAAAAAGGGGCAACGATAGCAGTTGGTGGTAAAAGAAACTTCACGCTCGTTGAACCAACGGTGTTGCTGAATGTTCCAGAAGACACCCATATAATGAAAGAAGAATTGTTTGGCCCTGCCGTTGCAGTGAACGAGTATGAAGATTTAGATGAAGCCATAAGAATGGCCAATTCTACGCGTTATGGGCTTCAAGCGGGAATTTTCACCTCGAAAATCTCAGAGATGATGAAAGCAATAGAAGAACTCCAATTTGGTGGAGTGATAATAAACGACAGTTCAAGGTATCGTGCAGACTTCATGCCTTACGGTGGGTACAAAGACAGCGGTTTAGGCAGAGAAGGTGTTAGGTTTGCCATAGAAGAAATGACCGAAATTAAAACGATTGTCATAGACACAAGGGAGTGA
- a CDS encoding UxaA family hydrolase codes for MERQILAYRRPDGSVGVRNYVILLTVDDISNAVVEAAEKAVAGTLAIPHPYGRLQFGKDLELLFRTLIGTGSNPNVAAAIVVGVEPKWTQIVADGIAKTGKPVEAFWIEGSGQIRTIEKVTRAAVKMVEDATNLRREPVDISELIISLKCGESDTTSGLGANKVVGRFTEKFLEIGGTVLFGETSELTGAEHIIASRFKRPEDREKFMMFFNEYQQLIKSQGVDLLGSQPTQGNIAGGLSTIEEKALGNIQKIGNALIDGALDYAEKPTGKGLYFMNTSSAAAEAVTLFAAAGAVIHLFPTGQGNPIGNPIVPVVKITANEKTAACMSEHIDVDVSALLKGQITLEEATQILWKRVVETANGRMVKAEILNHKEFVLTKLYPSA; via the coding sequence ATGGAAAGACAAATTCTTGCATACAGAAGACCCGATGGTAGTGTTGGTGTTAGAAATTACGTGATTTTACTAACAGTTGATGACATATCTAACGCTGTCGTTGAGGCCGCTGAAAAAGCCGTTGCAGGGACACTTGCCATACCACATCCTTACGGAAGATTGCAATTTGGAAAGGACTTAGAGCTTTTGTTTAGGACACTCATAGGTACTGGGAGTAATCCGAACGTTGCTGCAGCAATAGTGGTTGGAGTTGAACCAAAATGGACGCAAATCGTTGCCGATGGAATAGCAAAAACAGGAAAACCAGTGGAAGCATTTTGGATCGAAGGAAGTGGTCAGATAAGAACTATTGAAAAGGTCACAAGAGCTGCTGTGAAAATGGTCGAAGATGCAACCAATTTAAGAAGAGAACCTGTTGATATAAGCGAATTGATAATCAGCTTGAAATGTGGTGAATCAGATACAACCTCTGGTTTGGGAGCAAACAAAGTTGTAGGTAGGTTCACAGAAAAATTCCTCGAAATTGGTGGAACTGTTTTGTTTGGAGAAACCTCTGAGTTAACTGGGGCAGAACACATAATCGCTTCAAGGTTCAAAAGACCCGAGGACAGGGAAAAGTTTATGATGTTTTTCAACGAATATCAACAGTTGATAAAATCTCAAGGCGTAGATCTTCTTGGTTCCCAGCCTACGCAAGGCAACATAGCAGGTGGTTTGAGTACCATAGAAGAAAAAGCTCTTGGCAACATTCAAAAAATTGGAAATGCACTCATTGATGGTGCTCTTGACTACGCTGAAAAACCAACTGGAAAAGGACTTTATTTCATGAACACATCGTCTGCAGCTGCTGAAGCGGTAACGCTTTTTGCTGCCGCCGGAGCCGTAATACACCTTTTCCCAACAGGCCAAGGAAACCCAATTGGAAACCCAATCGTTCCTGTGGTAAAGATCACTGCGAACGAAAAAACAGCTGCATGCATGTCAGAGCATATAGATGTAGACGTATCTGCTTTACTCAAAGGACAGATTACGCTAGAGGAAGCAACTCAAATTCTCTGGAAACGAGTTGTAGAAACTGCCAACGGTAGAATGGTCAAAGCAGAGATACTCAATCACAAAGAGTTTGTCTTGACAAAGCTCTATCCAAGTGCATGA
- a CDS encoding UxaA family hydrolase produces MIDFLVHKHGDDVGVAVKDLKKGEIARGRTFDGEQTYEIEVVEDIPYGHKIALRDIEEGEKVKEYGEIIGKATQRILKGSHVHVHNIRSLRWG; encoded by the coding sequence ATGATCGATTTCTTGGTTCACAAACATGGGGATGACGTTGGAGTTGCTGTTAAAGATTTGAAAAAGGGTGAAATCGCTAGAGGAAGAACTTTTGACGGAGAACAAACTTACGAAATAGAAGTAGTTGAAGACATTCCCTATGGTCACAAAATCGCCTTAAGGGATATAGAGGAAGGTGAAAAAGTAAAAGAGTACGGTGAAATTATAGGAAAAGCAACTCAAAGAATATTGAAAGGATCACACGTTCATGTTCACAACATCAGATCTCTCAGATGGGGGTGA